In Macrobrachium nipponense isolate FS-2020 chromosome 30, ASM1510439v2, whole genome shotgun sequence, a genomic segment contains:
- the LOC135202586 gene encoding potassium channel subfamily K member 18-like — MEIQKDEGENLYKQRKSFGAIFMQLLFSHFGLFVVVAFYAVLGAYAFVEIELPFEERLYEIKRTEAVAINNTINYMANLFWYYQDKNWTYSEFNQTVYKDLKRMEEFVIRAVKTTRYDGSVEGWNYAWTIPNSLLFTMTIMSTIGYGHIAPKTSWGKFFCMIYAMTGCPLLLVFLGNLGSAMAESFIYLYSRCFCRTCRSRRNLEELPPNASKKQRKLLIDDVVGKEEYMPTDKLNVPITLNLVLLFIYIMMGAVLFSFWEDWDLNSASYFTFVTISTIGFGDMVPGAALLDKASIDAAFKMLVCIVYILLGMALLSMCINLMQEQLVDKWKWMAKEIGLRKENNVVKQKKDTVVKKPKEKKEKKGKKEKKAKAADDKPPSAPPKPLPPPSPRLSRNPSPLPRSGTPDTLPGSLADL; from the exons ATGGAGATAcaaaaggatgaaggagaaaacTTGTACAAACAGAGGAAGTCGTTTGGTGCGATCTTCATGCAGTTGCTGTTCAGCCACTTTGGGTTATTCGTCGTTGTTGCATTTTATGCAGTCCTCG GTGCATATGCCTTCGTGGAGATCGAGCTGCCCTTCGAAGAGCGTCTCTACGAGATAAAGAGAACGGAGGCAGTGGCGATCAACAATACCATCAACTACATGGCAAACCTCTTCTGGTATTACCAAGACAAAAACTGGACCTACTCCGAATTCAACCAAACC GTGTACAAAGACTTGAAGAGAATGGAGGAGTTCGTCATCAGGGCTGTCAAGACCACCCGTTACGATGGGTCAGTGGAAGGGTGGAACTATGCATGGACCATCCCAAACTCCCTTCTGTTTACCATGACCATCATGTCAACAATTG GTTACGGTCACATTGCACCTAAAACATCATGGGGCAAGTTTTTCTGTATGATATATGCAATGACTGGCTGTCCTCTCCTGCTCGTCTTTCTGGGAAATCTGGGTAGTGCCATGGCTGAATCTTTCATCTATCTGTACAG TCGATGTTTCTGCCGAACGTGTCGAAGCCGACGAAACCTGGAGGAGCTGCCTCCTAATGCCAGCAAGAAACAACGCAAGCTACTGATTGATGACGTCGTTGGAAAGGAAGAGTATATGCCCACTGACAAG CTCAATGTGCCAATCACCCTGAACTTGGTCCTGCTGTTTATCTACATCATGATGGGGGCCGTCCTTTTCTCTTTTTGGGAGGACTGGGACCTCAACTCCGCCAGTTATTTCACCTTTGTCACAATCTCTACCATCGGATTTGGTGACATGGTACCTGGAGCTGCTCTACTGGACAAGGCTAGTATTGACGCTGCATTCAAGATGCTTGTCTGCATTGTCTACATTCTCCTAG GCATGGCTCTACTGTCTATGTGCATCAACTTGATGCAAGAACAACTGGTTGATAAGTGGAAGTGGATGGCAAAGGAAATAGGACTGAGGAAAGAGAACAATGTAGTAAAACAGAAGAAGGACACCGTCGTCAAAAAgcctaaagaaaagaaagaaaagaaaggaaagaaagaaaagaaggcaAAAGCTGCTGACGACAAGCCGCCTTCAGCACCACCcaaacctcttcctcctccttccccaagACTAAGCAGAAACCCCAGTCCCCTTCCTCGATCAGGTACCCCAGACACACTGCCCGGCAGCCTGGCTGATTTATAA